Proteins found in one bacterium genomic segment:
- the dnaK gene encoding molecular chaperone DnaK — protein sequence MGKIIGIDLGTTNSVVAVMEGGEPAVIANAEGGRTTPSVVAFTDKGERLVGQIAKRQAVTNPTNTVYSIKRFMGRRFNEVSEEMTMVPYKVVTGPNQDVRVVAQGKKFSPPEISALILQKMRQSAEDYLGEKVTEAVITVPAYFNDSQRQATKDAGRIAGLTVKRIINEPTAAALAYGLDKKEDQTIAVYDFGGGTFDISILEVGQGVVEVKATNGDTHLGGDNLDQRIIDWLAAEFKKDQGIDLSADQSALQRLKEAAEKAKMELSTVAETDINLPFITADQSGPKHLSMKLSRSKFESLVHDLLERTIGPCKRALEDARLSTNQVDEVVLVGGSTRIPKVQQIVKDLFGKEPHKGVNPDEVVAVGAAIQGGVLSGDVKDVLLLDVTPLSLGIETLGAVSTVLIERNTTIPTKKSQIFSTAQDNQTTVEIHVLQGERPMAADNRTLGRFQLVGIPSAPRGVPQIEVTFDIDANGIVNVSAKDLGTGKQQQITITSSSGLDEAEIKKMVKQAESHADEDKKTREKVDLRNQLDGLIFQAERTIRDNKEKIPIADVNTAEKAIETGKKALESEDTERIRSSMEEITRISHKIAEEMYKTATQQQQQPQGPGAGASQQTASQEEPSGKTEDNVVDAEYEEVD from the coding sequence ATGGGAAAGATAATCGGCATTGACCTCGGGACGACCAACAGCGTCGTCGCCGTAATGGAGGGCGGTGAGCCGGCCGTGATCGCGAACGCCGAGGGCGGTCGAACGACGCCATCCGTGGTGGCATTCACGGATAAGGGCGAGCGGCTTGTGGGCCAGATCGCGAAGCGTCAGGCGGTAACCAATCCCACGAACACGGTCTATTCGATCAAGCGGTTCATGGGCCGGCGGTTCAATGAGGTTTCAGAAGAGATGACGATGGTGCCGTATAAGGTAGTTACGGGGCCGAATCAGGACGTTCGAGTGGTAGCTCAAGGGAAGAAGTTCTCGCCGCCGGAGATATCGGCCCTCATTCTACAGAAGATGAGGCAGTCGGCGGAGGATTATCTCGGCGAGAAGGTTACTGAGGCGGTCATCACTGTGCCGGCCTACTTCAACGACAGCCAACGTCAGGCGACGAAGGACGCCGGACGTATCGCTGGGTTGACGGTGAAGCGGATCATCAATGAGCCGACAGCTGCGGCGCTGGCCTACGGGCTCGACAAGAAAGAGGACCAGACGATCGCCGTTTACGATTTCGGGGGGGGGACGTTCGACATCTCCATTCTGGAGGTAGGCCAGGGCGTAGTTGAGGTAAAAGCAACGAACGGCGACACGCATCTTGGCGGTGATAACCTAGACCAGCGAATAATCGACTGGCTGGCGGCCGAGTTCAAGAAGGACCAGGGGATTGACCTCTCTGCTGACCAATCGGCGCTTCAGCGTCTGAAGGAGGCTGCCGAGAAGGCCAAGATGGAGCTTTCAACGGTGGCGGAGACGGACATCAACCTCCCGTTCATAACGGCTGACCAGAGTGGTCCGAAGCACCTTAGCATGAAGCTTTCGAGGTCGAAGTTTGAGAGCCTTGTTCACGACCTTCTTGAGAGGACCATCGGCCCCTGCAAGAGAGCACTTGAGGATGCGCGACTCTCTACTAATCAGGTGGACGAGGTGGTTCTGGTGGGAGGCTCGACGCGTATCCCGAAGGTTCAGCAGATAGTTAAGGACCTGTTCGGCAAAGAGCCGCACAAGGGTGTGAATCCTGACGAGGTCGTGGCGGTTGGCGCGGCCATTCAGGGCGGTGTTCTGTCCGGCGACGTCAAGGATGTGCTCCTTCTGGACGTTACCCCGCTGTCGCTAGGGATTGAGACACTGGGCGCGGTCAGCACGGTTCTGATCGAGCGGAACACGACCATCCCGACCAAGAAAAGCCAGATATTCTCAACCGCTCAGGACAACCAGACAACGGTCGAGATTCACGTGCTTCAGGGCGAGCGCCCGATGGCCGCTGACAACAGGACTCTGGGCAGATTCCAGCTCGTTGGCATCCCGTCCGCGCCTCGTGGCGTGCCGCAGATCGAGGTAACGTTTGACATCGACGCGAACGGCATCGTGAACGTCTCTGCGAAGGACCTTGGGACTGGCAAGCAGCAGCAGATCACAATAACCTCTTCCAGCGGTCTTGACGAAGCTGAGATCAAGAAGATGGTGAAGCAGGCCGAGTCACACGCAGATGAGGACAAAAAGACGCGAGAGAAGGTTGACCTGAGGAACCAGCTTGATGGGTTGATTTTCCAAGCCGAGAGGACGATCAGGGACAACAAGGAGAAGATTCCGATAGCGGATGTGAATACGGCCGAGAAGGCGATTGAGACAGGTAAGAAGGCGTTGGAGTCTGAGGATACTGAACGGATCAGGTCCTCGATGGAGGAGATAACACGGATATCTCACAAGATTGCCGAGGAAATGTATAAGACGGCTACGCAGCAACAGCAGCAGCCCCAGGGGCCCGGCGCCGGGGCAAGCCAGCAGACTGCATCTCAGGAGGAGCCAAGCGGCAAGACAGAGGACAACGTGGTCGATGCGGAATACGAGGAAGTTGACTAG
- the dnaJ gene encoding molecular chaperone DnaJ yields MRDYYETLGVRRGASAKEIKSTYRKLARKYHPDVNPGDKKAEAKFKEVAEAYRVLSDEKLRKQYDQLGHEMFTKGYASQTGGAGAQGFDFSNLDFSAFGRGAKGASGFGSFRDMFSSIFSQENSFGRGAGAEAAPRKPQDIHYRMEIGFMDAVRGRKAVISLRREVLCSACKGTGTGPGSSSTCPTCGGTGKTQSAMPGFGNVVQVCPRCGGSGKVGSPCRDCGGKGATIKTERIRVTVPSGIDDGGKIRIPGKGNEGPGGVSDLYITFSVQQHPLFTRKGPNIYCEVPISVPEAVLGAKIEIPTIDGKANMRIPPGTQSGQTLRLLGKGVQIRKSGARGDQYVTVKIVVPKKMSEEMRQLMREFGRLSPENPRASLGGS; encoded by the coding sequence ATGAGAGACTACTATGAGACTCTGGGCGTTCGCCGTGGCGCCTCAGCCAAAGAGATCAAATCCACGTACAGGAAACTAGCCCGGAAGTATCATCCAGACGTCAATCCTGGCGATAAGAAAGCTGAGGCAAAGTTCAAGGAGGTCGCGGAGGCGTATCGCGTCCTCTCCGACGAGAAGCTCCGGAAACAGTATGACCAGCTCGGCCACGAGATGTTCACGAAAGGTTATGCCAGCCAGACCGGTGGTGCCGGCGCTCAGGGCTTTGACTTCAGCAATCTCGATTTCAGCGCGTTCGGCCGAGGCGCAAAGGGCGCTTCCGGCTTCGGGAGTTTCCGGGACATGTTTAGCAGCATTTTTAGCCAGGAAAACTCCTTTGGTCGCGGAGCGGGGGCCGAAGCTGCGCCCAGAAAGCCGCAGGATATTCACTACAGGATGGAGATCGGTTTCATGGACGCTGTCAGGGGCCGCAAGGCAGTTATCTCGCTGAGACGAGAGGTCCTTTGCAGCGCGTGCAAAGGCACGGGGACCGGTCCTGGGTCAAGCTCGACCTGCCCGACTTGCGGGGGCACGGGAAAAACTCAAAGCGCGATGCCTGGCTTTGGTAACGTGGTGCAGGTCTGTCCACGGTGCGGAGGGAGCGGGAAGGTTGGCAGCCCGTGCCGCGACTGTGGCGGAAAGGGAGCAACGATCAAGACCGAGCGCATTAGGGTAACGGTCCCTTCCGGGATCGATGATGGAGGCAAGATCCGCATACCCGGAAAGGGCAATGAGGGCCCCGGCGGCGTTTCAGACCTGTACATCACTTTCAGCGTGCAGCAGCATCCCCTTTTCACTCGGAAGGGCCCGAATATCTACTGTGAGGTGCCTATCTCAGTGCCCGAGGCGGTGCTTGGCGCGAAAATTGAGATACCGACCATAGATGGCAAAGCCAACATGCGAATCCCGCCCGGCACGCAGTCTGGGCAGACGCTTCGCCTTTTAGGCAAGGGCGTTCAGATTCGCAAATCGGGGGCTCGCGGTGATCAATATGTAACGGTCAAGATCGTTGTGCCAAAGAAGATGAGCGAGGAGATGAGGCAGCTGATGAGGGAGTTCGGCAGGTTGAGTCCAGAAAACCCAAGGGCCTCGCTTGGCGGCTCTTGA
- a CDS encoding helix-turn-helix transcriptional regulator: MDDESKEFFSIGIVAQMMDVHPQTLRHYERRGLVVPTRTEGNTRLYSREDVTKLRMILRLANELGVNLAGIEVVLNMREKIKDLEAERNQIVHAIFEALCEELQSTGSEVKNALIKVQSGFLAKS, from the coding sequence ATGGATGACGAGAGCAAAGAGTTCTTCTCTATCGGTATTGTGGCCCAGATGATGGACGTTCACCCCCAGACCTTGCGGCATTACGAGCGACGGGGACTCGTGGTGCCGACCCGAACCGAGGGCAACACTCGGCTCTACTCGCGGGAAGACGTCACGAAGCTGAGGATGATCCTGAGGCTGGCCAACGAGCTGGGCGTCAACCTCGCCGGCATAGAGGTCGTCCTCAACATGCGTGAGAAAATCAAGGACCTGGAGGCCGAGCGGAACCAGATTGTACATGCCATATTTGAGGCTCTCTGCGAGGAACTGCAGAGCACCGGCTCTGAGGTCAAAAACGCGCTCATCAAGGTGCAGTCCGGGTTTCTGGCCAAGTCTTAG
- a CDS encoding AAA family ATPase has product MRIRGLRLDGFGLFCGQQIDDVPPGLCVFFGDNEAGKSTLLAFIRSMLFGFPGGKANRYEPLRGGNYGGSLALLTDAGEEYVVRRTASRKVAGEVSITCPDGSAAGEDFMPNLLGSATRDLFESIFAFSLMELQELSKLTSEKVKGVIYSAGMGSLRRSLPALYAELDNRMSEIFKKGGRTPEINQVLKDLDNAGNRLRAIEDATGRYDDLKGRFSQSEEEIERLEQKRRDLSLRLKALERCLMAWDPWIALESARSELEKVPVVERFLADGLAELKRLQQGLEDAKAQFGDSVQRAANQKKKLEQIDVDEPLLAQANAIHRLQKGRDRYDDAVRDLPAREQEYRDASKRLSDKLSELGPDWDREKLLSFDVSVGRRESIRDRQGKLEDAREKESDARNSLNAATRAAETALIKADELRGAFEAIPEPPAKEEKPLLDRKERLKEIERLLGKRLRHSDLVENLKKREADLQTQTLPWQAGRNEPSRTSFRWLSFLAPVAGIVVAASTFRESAALAITVLVVGLILGYILHRAWRQQRVTDALVERQIEQVESRIRDIQHERETTVKELENIEASIRQNKSLMGIEYQLDESNIERETARAESALEECRDWRKASSEWEASQRAADEGKRQVEAAAKKHDDALKVLNATRAEWREWLVNAGLSENLSHSGALEVLSGIDTCRTIDDEAQKLSNRIELMSSVVHKYSDDVGEIARACLRQLRSGDDPGVFLDALSEDLRRAEENKAMREKIEESLSETTERVGDLHKQIGDLESSIRELLESGGAASVEEFQERAKWYERRQKLEDEARRNHNELQRIAGPGKLEELEARLRASSKDELEVERDDLKEELEQVDKLREEMLDRRGSLRKELAQLEAEDESSELRLREQELKAKLDQVARRWCVLRISREILRQAQDIYERERQPGVVREASLLFEKMTHGRYARIIRPLGEKATFDVLTPRQERREISQLSQGTKEQLFLALRFGLVQEFAQKHESLPLVMDDVLVNFDYHRARATAEVIYELAKTHQVLLFSCHQETLELVRKVAPGTQVFTLSDGTVKRGWSADYAD; this is encoded by the coding sequence ACAGCGTCTCGCAAGGTGGCGGGCGAGGTCTCAATCACGTGTCCGGACGGCTCGGCAGCGGGCGAGGATTTCATGCCGAATCTGCTCGGCTCTGCTACGCGGGACCTGTTCGAGAGCATCTTTGCGTTCAGCCTGATGGAGCTTCAGGAGCTCTCGAAGCTGACAAGCGAGAAGGTTAAGGGCGTCATCTACAGTGCGGGAATGGGGAGTCTGAGGAGGTCGCTGCCTGCTCTCTATGCCGAGCTGGATAATCGGATGAGCGAGATATTCAAGAAAGGCGGCAGAACTCCTGAGATAAACCAGGTTCTGAAGGACTTGGACAACGCAGGCAACCGGCTCAGGGCAATCGAGGACGCCACTGGAAGGTATGACGATCTGAAGGGCAGATTCTCCCAATCGGAGGAGGAGATTGAACGGCTGGAACAGAAAAGAAGAGACCTGTCTCTCAGGCTCAAGGCGCTAGAGCGGTGCTTAATGGCGTGGGACCCTTGGATCGCTTTAGAATCTGCAAGGTCGGAACTTGAGAAGGTTCCGGTGGTCGAGCGATTCCTCGCTGATGGTCTGGCGGAGCTCAAGAGGCTTCAGCAGGGTCTGGAAGACGCAAAGGCGCAGTTCGGGGACAGCGTCCAGAGGGCGGCGAATCAGAAGAAGAAGCTGGAGCAGATAGATGTGGATGAGCCCCTGCTGGCGCAAGCAAACGCGATACACCGTCTCCAGAAGGGCAGAGACCGTTATGATGACGCCGTGAGGGACCTGCCGGCCCGAGAACAGGAGTACAGAGATGCAAGCAAACGGCTCAGCGATAAGCTGTCAGAACTTGGGCCGGACTGGGACCGGGAGAAGCTCCTCTCGTTTGACGTATCGGTTGGCAGGCGGGAATCGATCAGAGATCGTCAGGGAAAGCTTGAAGATGCTCGCGAGAAAGAGAGCGACGCCAGAAACTCCCTCAATGCTGCGACAAGGGCAGCTGAGACAGCGTTAATAAAGGCGGATGAGCTGAGAGGCGCGTTCGAGGCAATTCCCGAACCCCCAGCTAAGGAAGAGAAACCATTACTTGACCGAAAAGAGCGCTTGAAAGAAATCGAAAGGTTGCTCGGCAAAAGGCTCAGGCATTCGGATTTGGTCGAAAACCTCAAAAAACGCGAGGCCGACCTTCAGACCCAGACTTTGCCCTGGCAAGCTGGAAGAAATGAGCCATCTCGGACATCGTTTCGATGGTTGTCGTTCTTGGCCCCGGTCGCCGGTATTGTCGTTGCCGCAAGCACGTTCAGAGAGAGTGCGGCTCTTGCCATTACGGTTTTAGTTGTCGGTCTGATTCTCGGTTACATCCTGCACCGAGCTTGGCGTCAGCAAAGGGTAACAGATGCACTCGTGGAGAGGCAGATTGAGCAGGTTGAATCCCGGATTAGGGACATCCAGCATGAGAGAGAAACCACCGTAAAGGAGCTTGAAAATATCGAGGCTAGCATTCGCCAAAATAAATCTCTTATGGGCATTGAGTATCAGCTGGATGAAAGTAACATAGAACGAGAGACCGCTCGCGCGGAGAGTGCGCTTGAGGAGTGCAGGGACTGGCGCAAGGCGAGCTCTGAGTGGGAGGCATCCCAGAGAGCGGCGGACGAGGGAAAGCGGCAGGTGGAGGCCGCGGCCAAAAAGCACGACGATGCCCTGAAGGTTCTTAACGCAACCCGGGCAGAATGGCGAGAATGGCTTGTCAATGCAGGGCTTTCGGAGAACCTATCTCATTCTGGTGCGCTCGAGGTCCTCTCCGGTATCGATACATGCAGAACCATCGATGATGAGGCCCAGAAGCTATCGAATCGGATAGAGCTCATGAGCAGCGTGGTCCACAAGTACTCGGATGATGTGGGGGAAATCGCTCGTGCTTGCCTAAGGCAGCTCCGAAGTGGCGATGATCCTGGTGTTTTTCTGGACGCATTATCCGAGGATTTGAGAAGGGCCGAGGAGAATAAGGCCATGCGCGAGAAGATCGAGGAGTCGCTTTCGGAGACCACAGAGCGCGTGGGCGACCTACATAAGCAGATCGGCGATCTTGAATCGAGCATCCGCGAGCTTCTTGAAAGCGGCGGCGCCGCAAGCGTAGAGGAGTTTCAGGAGCGTGCCAAGTGGTACGAGCGCCGTCAAAAGCTCGAGGACGAGGCGCGGCGGAATCACAACGAGCTTCAGCGTATCGCAGGTCCCGGCAAGCTTGAGGAGCTCGAGGCGCGGCTTCGAGCATCCTCAAAAGATGAGTTGGAGGTTGAGCGCGATGACCTCAAAGAGGAGCTGGAGCAGGTTGACAAGTTAAGGGAGGAAATGCTCGACCGGCGGGGCTCGCTCAGGAAGGAGCTTGCACAGCTCGAGGCGGAGGATGAGTCGTCCGAGCTTAGGCTCAGGGAGCAGGAATTGAAGGCCAAACTGGATCAAGTCGCTCGTAGGTGGTGCGTTCTTCGTATTTCGAGAGAGATATTGCGGCAGGCTCAGGATATTTACGAGCGCGAGCGTCAGCCTGGCGTCGTTCGGGAGGCCAGTCTGCTTTTCGAGAAGATGACCCACGGCCGGTATGCAAGAATAATAAGGCCTTTAGGCGAGAAGGCGACGTTTGATGTTCTCACCCCGAGACAGGAGCGACGCGAGATAAGTCAGCTGAGCCAGGGCACCAAGGAGCAGCTGTTCCTTGCGCTGCGCTTTGGGCTTGTGCAAGAGTTTGCGCAGAAGCACGAGAGCTTGCCGCTTGTCATGGACGACGTGCTAGTGAACTTCGATTATCATAGGGCTCGCGCCACGGCGGAAGTCATCTATGAGCTAGCGAAGACGCATCAAGTTTTGCTTTTCAGCTGTCATCAGGAGACGCTCGAACTCGTTCGCAAGGTCGCGCCTGGGACGCAGGTCTTTACACTGAGCGACGGCACGGTCAAGAGAGGATGGTCCGCAGATTACGCAGATTGA